One stretch of Oncorhynchus keta strain PuntledgeMale-10-30-2019 chromosome 18, Oket_V2, whole genome shotgun sequence DNA includes these proteins:
- the LOC118397306 gene encoding cdc42 effector protein 3-like codes for MPAKTSMYLKTTTPKRGKKLKLRDVLSSDMISPPLGDMRHSAHVGLEGEGDMFGDIGFLQGKMDMLPALNGLPRSHSMERQLDEVYPMNDKGLNHSCNNHRNPYHHSTSLLKSTISMPVFIAPEQAPPKPPRLHLEDLTPPSHQQQQQQQQQHQPQPNNHNHNDHNQQRHHSMSVCDQGVGCYMDPCHNLNYSASFRHLVPSSGSFSEVSSEDSMSESCGPLEPQRGLSLDSDAGLSNEDLRSERSESPTVCPRFSPGVSRSESLMGLDLDLGPSILEDVLRIMDRYKSVDDHYDL; via the coding sequence ATGCCAGCGAAGACGTCCATGTACTTAAAGACTACCACACCCAAGCGGGGGAAGAAGCTCAAGCTGCGAGACGTCCTGTCCAGTGACATGATTAGCCCCCCGCTAGGGGACATGCGCCACAGTGCCCATGTCGGGCTGGAGGGAGAGGGCGACATGTTCGGAGACATAGGCTTTTTACAGGGCAAGATGGACATGTTGCCCGCCCTGAACGGCTTACCACGGTCCCACAGTATGGAGAGGCAGCTGGATGAAGTCTACCCCATGAACGACAAAGGACTCAACCACTCTTGTAACAACCACCGCAATCCCTACCACCATTCCACCAGCCTGCTGAAGAGCACCATCTCCATGCCTGTGTTCATCGCCCCCGAGCAGGCCCCTCCCAAGCCGCCTCGGCTCCACCTGGAGGACTTGACCCCCCCGTCCCatcagcaacagcagcagcagcagcagcagcaccaaCCTCAGCCGAACAACCATAACCACAACGACCACAACCAGCAGCGGCATcactccatgtctgtgtgtgatcAGGGTGTCGGCTGCTACATGGACCCCTGCCACAACCTTAATTACTCTGCCTCCTTCAGGCACCTGGTGCCCTCCTCAGGCTCCTTCTCAGAGGTCTCCTCAGAGGACTCCATGTCAGAGAGCTGTGGCCCCCTGGAACCTCAGAGGGGGCTGAGCTTGGATTCAGACGCTGGCCTGAGCAATGAGGACCTGAGGAGCGAGCGGAGTGAGTCGCCCACCGTGTGCCCTAGATTCTCTCCCGGTGTCTCCCGCTCAGAGTCCCTGATGGGCTTGGATCTGGACCTGGGGCCATCCATCCTGGAGGACGTGCTGAGGATCATGGACCGCTACAAGAGTGTTGATGACCACTATGATTTGTGA